Proteins encoded within one genomic window of Platichthys flesus chromosome 17, fPlaFle2.1, whole genome shotgun sequence:
- the phactr4a gene encoding phosphatase and actin regulator 4A isoform X6: protein MGQGATSETVAQQPSQNIKDDEVDLQHSTTGGEEADSGGGSPPTKRKGKFSKMGRIFKPWKWRKKKPSEKFTETSIALERKISVRKSRQELISRGLLKDIPENVSNNVNHSKAPPVKNGHPVSKDVDRVSEAGTRMSRGESDQKVNPLWMLQGDDRRSRLPSDASRSNRAPLDVDTHARMTVDADRRSRLPSDVDKKGGSLARGAPQDDKYRREERRDGKDDREERGRKDREDMERKDRDKQEWRDDRERRDERRDREERERRDRDERERKDRDERERKDRDERERKDRDEKERTDQDEKERRDREEKERRDRDEWERRDREERERRDRDERERIDRDEKEKRDHRDKRDDRDRRPEREKRENRGERKDDREDKGRKDVRGERDDRDRKDDRDRREDKDRKDDRDRRDDWAKRNERERRDDREKREGERRDKLDDLRSLVRPVSEMNLRPSLQKSSSEDKKKPRPASESDRRTTLPRYSPPTEFRERSESAVVRSSPVPHSVQDSQQEPAPARHALLPPKSLTAPSTESSRSQTPSSSSSSSSSSSSTSSSAPIAVAKPPRTVSLIVDDPSRPSLAAPSSVDSHLPPPVPPHAKQPPVPPPKPANRNSNPAVLELSQPGSSIVSVPAHAKRSPPTPPKRMTPVTKRHSVDPSPPAQVIESATTDPAAAPGPAHHALPKGYNSEEKTSAAAPQIATDPLPSPPSHIPPSPPRVQSLQPPDTTSSGPVAIIQAVPPSPTTEPPSHHPAIPLHILIQRALASPGQAQPNPDGSQRAHSLLFESPPEFLAELGNNSRLSLPITIEPLRLPEDDDFDMEEEMRKLQPQRPARQPDLEPRSRRGLIGDPRVSIIPEVKGHEDSEGSDSDGPILYRDDDYDDDDDDDDDDDDEEEGPPSGLLSRVKRKDTLALRLERQERQDREERDPQESHDSGTWQNKEQWMAMRNKISSTLTRRLSQRPSTEELVQRNILPAKNESDRRLERSEIKRRLTRKLSQRPTVAELQERKILRFHEYVECTHAHDYDRRADKPWTKLTPADKAAIRKELNEFKSSEMEVHEESKIYTRFHRP, encoded by the exons ATGGGACAGGGTGCTACCAGTGAGACAGTGGCACAGCAACCATCCCAGAACATCAAGG ACGATGAGGTAGACCTGCAACACAGCACAACAGGGGGCGAAGAAGCGGACTCTGGTGGGGGATCACCTCCAACCAAACGCAAAGGAAAGTTCTCTAAGATGGGAAGAATCTTCAAGCCCTGGaaatggaggaagaagaagccaAGTGAGAAGTTCACTGAAACATCTATAG CTTTGGAAAGAAAAATCTCTGTTAGAAAAAGTCGCCAAGAGCTGATTTCAAGAGGGCTTCTAAAGGACATCCCAGAAAATG tgagCAACAATGTAAATCACTCCAAAGCACCGCCAGTGAAAAATGGGCACCCTGTGTCAAAGGATGTGGACAGGGTGTCGGAAGCTGGTACTCGAATGTCTCGAGGAGAGTCTGATCAGAAAGTGAATCCCCTCTGGATGCTCCAGGGAGATGATCGCCGTAGCAGACTCCCGTCTGATGCCTCCCGGAGTAACAGGGCACCTCTGGATGTGGACACTCACGCACGGATGACTGTAGACGCAGACAGGCGAAGCCGTCTGCCATCAGATGTTGATAAGAAAGGAGGATCTTTAGCCAGAGGAGCTCCTCAAGATGATAAATACcgcagagaagagaggagagatgggaaaGATGATAGAGAAGAAAGGGGAAGAAAGGACAGGGAAGACATGGAGAGAAAGGACAGAGATAAGCAAGAATGGAGGGATGACCGTGAGAGGAGAGACGAAAGGAGAGATCGCgaggagagggaaaggagggatcgagatgagagagaaaggaaggacCGAGATGAGAGGGAAAGGAAGGATCGGGATGAAAGGGAAAGGAAGGATCGTGATGAAAAGGAACGAACAGACCAGGACGAGAAGGAACGGAGGGACCGTGAGGAGAAGGAACGGAGAGATAGGGATGAGTGGGAACGGAGGGACCGTGAGGAGAGGGAAAGGAGAGATCGGGACGAGAGAGAACGGATAGACCgtgatgagaaagaaaagagggatcacagagacaagagagacGATAGGGATCGGCGGCctgagagggaaaagagagagaacagaggcgAAAGAAAAGATGATAGAGAAGACAAGGGTCGGAAAGATGTGCGGGGAGAAAGAGacgacagagacagaaaagatgACAGAGACCGGCGGGAAGACAAAGACCGAAAAGATGACAGGGACAGACGGGATGACTGGGCCaaaagaaatgagagagagCGACGAGATGATCgggaaaagagggagggggagaggagagacaaacTGGATGACCTGCGATCTTTAGTTAGGCCAGTCTCTGAGATGAACCTTCGGCCTTCTCTACAGAAGAGCTCGTCGGAGGACAAGAAGAAACCTCGTCCTGCCTCAGAGTCTGACCGGAGGACCACCCTGCCCAGATACAGCCCACCCACAGAGTTCAGAGAGCGCTCAG AGTCTGCTGTTGTCCGCTCCAGCCCTGTTCCTCATTCTGTACAAGACTCACAGCAGGAACCTGCCCCTGCCCGGCACGCTCTGCTTCCCCCAAAATCCCTCACTGCTCCCTCCACTGAGTCCAGTAGGAGTCagaccccctcctcctcttcatcctcctcctcctcctcttcgtcaacctcctcctctgctcccatAGCTGTGGCTAAACCGCCAAGGACTGTCTCCCTAATAGTCGATGACCCTTCTCGACCCTCCCTCGCTGCTCCCTCCTCAGTTGACTCTCACCTGCCGCCCCCTGTCCCTCCCCATGCCAAGCAGCCTCCCGTCCCGCCACCCAAACCCGCCAACCGAAACAGCAACCCTGCAGTGCTCG AGCTTTCTCAGCCTGGCAGCAGCATCGTCAGTGTTCCAGCTCATGCAAAGCGCTCTCCACCAACTCCACCAAAGAGGATGACCCCTGTCACCAAGCGCCACTCTGTGGATCCTTCCCCTCCTGCTCAGGTCATTGAGTCTGCAACCACTGACCCGGCTGCTGCCCCTGGACCGGCGCACCATGCTCTCCCCAAAGGATATAACAGTGAGGAGAAAACaagtgcagcagctcctcagatTGCCACTGACCCTCTGCCTTCACCGCCGTCCCACATACCTCCTTCACCTCCCAGGGTTCAGTCGCTCCAGCCGCCCGACACAACCTCCTCTGGTCCTGTGGCGATCATACAAGCGGTTCCACCCAGCCCAACCACTGAGCCTCCCAGCCATCATCCAGCCATTCCACTGCACATCCTCATCCAGAGAGCCCTGGCCAGCCCTGGCCAAGCACAGCCCAACCCGGACGGTTCTCAGAGAGCCCACTCCCTATTGTTTGAGTCTCCTCCAGAGTTCCTTGCCGAGCTGGGGAATAACTCGAGGCTTTCACTTCCCATCACCATCGAACCTCTCAGGCT ACCTGAAGACGATGACtttgacatggaggaggagatgcgGAAGCTTCAGCCCCAGAGGCCTGCCCGGCAGCCTGACCTGGAGCCGCGAAGCCGGAGAGGATTAATTGGAGACCCCAGAGTCAGCATCATCCCTGAAGTGAAAGGCCACGAGGACAGCGAGGGGTCTGACTCTGATGGCCCCATCCTGTACCGAGATGacgattatgatgatgatgatgatgatgatgatgacgatgacgatgaggaggagggccCTCCAA GTGGGCTGCTGAGTCGTGTGAAGAGGAAGGACACATTAGCCCTAAGGCttgagagacaggagagacaagATCGAGAGGAGAGGGACCCTCAGGAGAGCCATGACAGCGGGACTTGGCAAAACAAGGAGCAGTGGATGGCAATGAGGAACAAGATCAGCAGTACGCTGACAAG GCGCCTGAGTCAGAGACCGTCTACAGAGGAGCTGGTGCAGAGGAACATTCTTCCAG CCAAGAACGAATCAGATCGTCGATTAGAGCGATCCGAGATCAAAAGGCGGCTCACCAGAAAG CTGTCCCAAAGACCTACAGTGGCCGAACTCCAGGAAAGGAAGATCCTTCGTTTCCACGAATATGTTGAGTGCACCCACGCCCATGACTACGACCGGCGAGCAGATAAACCGTGGACCAAGCTCACTCCTGCTGACAAG GCTGCCATCCGCAAGGAGCTCAATGAATTCAAGAGTTCGGAGATGGAGGTTCACGAAGAAAGCAAGATCTATACGCG GTTCCATCGGCCTTAG
- the phactr4a gene encoding phosphatase and actin regulator 4A isoform X5 yields the protein MGQGATSETVAQQPSQNIKDDEVDLQHSTTGGEEADSGGGSPPTKRKGKFSKMGRIFKPWKWRKKKPSEKFTETSIALERKISVRKSRQELISRGLLKDIPENVSNNVNHSKAPPVKNGHPVSKDVDRVSEAGTRMSRGESDQKVNPLWMLQGDDRRSRLPSDASRSNRAPLDVDTHARMTVDADRRSRLPSDVDKKGGSLARGAPQDDKYRREERRDGKDDREERGRKDREDMERKDRDKQEWRDDRERRDERRDREERERRDRDERERKDRDERERKDRDERERKDRDEKERTDQDEKERRDREEKERRDRDEWERRDREERERRDRDERERIDRDEKEKRDHRDKRDDRDRRPEREKRENRGERKDDREDKGRKDVRGERDDRDRKDDRDRREDKDRKDDRDRRDDWAKRNERERRDDREKREGERRDKLDDLRSLVRPVSEMNLRPSLQKSSSEDKKKPRPASESDRRTTLPRYSPPTEFRERSESAVVRSSPVPHSVQDSQQEPAPARHALLPPKSLTAPSTESSRSQTPSSSSSSSSSSSSTSSSAPIAVAKPPRTVSLIVDDPSRPSLAAPSSVDSHLPPPVPPHAKQPPVPPPKPANRNSNPAVLAELSQPGSSIVSVPAHAKRSPPTPPKRMTPVTKRHSVDPSPPAQVIESATTDPAAAPGPAHHALPKGYNSEEKTSAAAPQIATDPLPSPPSHIPPSPPRVQSLQPPDTTSSGPVAIIQAVPPSPTTEPPSHHPAIPLHILIQRALASPGQAQPNPDGSQRAHSLLFESPPEFLAELGNNSRLSLPITIEPLRLPEDDDFDMEEEMRKLQPQRPARQPDLEPRSRRGLIGDPRVSIIPEVKGHEDSEGSDSDGPILYRDDDYDDDDDDDDDDDDEEEGPPSGLLSRVKRKDTLALRLERQERQDREERDPQESHDSGTWQNKEQWMAMRNKISSTLTRRLSQRPSTEELVQRNILPAKNESDRRLERSEIKRRLTRKLSQRPTVAELQERKILRFHEYVECTHAHDYDRRADKPWTKLTPADKAAIRKELNEFKSSEMEVHEESKIYTRFHRP from the exons ATGGGACAGGGTGCTACCAGTGAGACAGTGGCACAGCAACCATCCCAGAACATCAAGG ACGATGAGGTAGACCTGCAACACAGCACAACAGGGGGCGAAGAAGCGGACTCTGGTGGGGGATCACCTCCAACCAAACGCAAAGGAAAGTTCTCTAAGATGGGAAGAATCTTCAAGCCCTGGaaatggaggaagaagaagccaAGTGAGAAGTTCACTGAAACATCTATAG CTTTGGAAAGAAAAATCTCTGTTAGAAAAAGTCGCCAAGAGCTGATTTCAAGAGGGCTTCTAAAGGACATCCCAGAAAATG tgagCAACAATGTAAATCACTCCAAAGCACCGCCAGTGAAAAATGGGCACCCTGTGTCAAAGGATGTGGACAGGGTGTCGGAAGCTGGTACTCGAATGTCTCGAGGAGAGTCTGATCAGAAAGTGAATCCCCTCTGGATGCTCCAGGGAGATGATCGCCGTAGCAGACTCCCGTCTGATGCCTCCCGGAGTAACAGGGCACCTCTGGATGTGGACACTCACGCACGGATGACTGTAGACGCAGACAGGCGAAGCCGTCTGCCATCAGATGTTGATAAGAAAGGAGGATCTTTAGCCAGAGGAGCTCCTCAAGATGATAAATACcgcagagaagagaggagagatgggaaaGATGATAGAGAAGAAAGGGGAAGAAAGGACAGGGAAGACATGGAGAGAAAGGACAGAGATAAGCAAGAATGGAGGGATGACCGTGAGAGGAGAGACGAAAGGAGAGATCGCgaggagagggaaaggagggatcgagatgagagagaaaggaaggacCGAGATGAGAGGGAAAGGAAGGATCGGGATGAAAGGGAAAGGAAGGATCGTGATGAAAAGGAACGAACAGACCAGGACGAGAAGGAACGGAGGGACCGTGAGGAGAAGGAACGGAGAGATAGGGATGAGTGGGAACGGAGGGACCGTGAGGAGAGGGAAAGGAGAGATCGGGACGAGAGAGAACGGATAGACCgtgatgagaaagaaaagagggatcacagagacaagagagacGATAGGGATCGGCGGCctgagagggaaaagagagagaacagaggcgAAAGAAAAGATGATAGAGAAGACAAGGGTCGGAAAGATGTGCGGGGAGAAAGAGacgacagagacagaaaagatgACAGAGACCGGCGGGAAGACAAAGACCGAAAAGATGACAGGGACAGACGGGATGACTGGGCCaaaagaaatgagagagagCGACGAGATGATCgggaaaagagggagggggagaggagagacaaacTGGATGACCTGCGATCTTTAGTTAGGCCAGTCTCTGAGATGAACCTTCGGCCTTCTCTACAGAAGAGCTCGTCGGAGGACAAGAAGAAACCTCGTCCTGCCTCAGAGTCTGACCGGAGGACCACCCTGCCCAGATACAGCCCACCCACAGAGTTCAGAGAGCGCTCAG AGTCTGCTGTTGTCCGCTCCAGCCCTGTTCCTCATTCTGTACAAGACTCACAGCAGGAACCTGCCCCTGCCCGGCACGCTCTGCTTCCCCCAAAATCCCTCACTGCTCCCTCCACTGAGTCCAGTAGGAGTCagaccccctcctcctcttcatcctcctcctcctcctcttcgtcaacctcctcctctgctcccatAGCTGTGGCTAAACCGCCAAGGACTGTCTCCCTAATAGTCGATGACCCTTCTCGACCCTCCCTCGCTGCTCCCTCCTCAGTTGACTCTCACCTGCCGCCCCCTGTCCCTCCCCATGCCAAGCAGCCTCCCGTCCCGCCACCCAAACCCGCCAACCGAAACAGCAACCCTGCAGTGCTCG CAGAGCTTTCTCAGCCTGGCAGCAGCATCGTCAGTGTTCCAGCTCATGCAAAGCGCTCTCCACCAACTCCACCAAAGAGGATGACCCCTGTCACCAAGCGCCACTCTGTGGATCCTTCCCCTCCTGCTCAGGTCATTGAGTCTGCAACCACTGACCCGGCTGCTGCCCCTGGACCGGCGCACCATGCTCTCCCCAAAGGATATAACAGTGAGGAGAAAACaagtgcagcagctcctcagatTGCCACTGACCCTCTGCCTTCACCGCCGTCCCACATACCTCCTTCACCTCCCAGGGTTCAGTCGCTCCAGCCGCCCGACACAACCTCCTCTGGTCCTGTGGCGATCATACAAGCGGTTCCACCCAGCCCAACCACTGAGCCTCCCAGCCATCATCCAGCCATTCCACTGCACATCCTCATCCAGAGAGCCCTGGCCAGCCCTGGCCAAGCACAGCCCAACCCGGACGGTTCTCAGAGAGCCCACTCCCTATTGTTTGAGTCTCCTCCAGAGTTCCTTGCCGAGCTGGGGAATAACTCGAGGCTTTCACTTCCCATCACCATCGAACCTCTCAGGCT ACCTGAAGACGATGACtttgacatggaggaggagatgcgGAAGCTTCAGCCCCAGAGGCCTGCCCGGCAGCCTGACCTGGAGCCGCGAAGCCGGAGAGGATTAATTGGAGACCCCAGAGTCAGCATCATCCCTGAAGTGAAAGGCCACGAGGACAGCGAGGGGTCTGACTCTGATGGCCCCATCCTGTACCGAGATGacgattatgatgatgatgatgatgatgatgatgacgatgacgatgaggaggagggccCTCCAA GTGGGCTGCTGAGTCGTGTGAAGAGGAAGGACACATTAGCCCTAAGGCttgagagacaggagagacaagATCGAGAGGAGAGGGACCCTCAGGAGAGCCATGACAGCGGGACTTGGCAAAACAAGGAGCAGTGGATGGCAATGAGGAACAAGATCAGCAGTACGCTGACAAG GCGCCTGAGTCAGAGACCGTCTACAGAGGAGCTGGTGCAGAGGAACATTCTTCCAG CCAAGAACGAATCAGATCGTCGATTAGAGCGATCCGAGATCAAAAGGCGGCTCACCAGAAAG CTGTCCCAAAGACCTACAGTGGCCGAACTCCAGGAAAGGAAGATCCTTCGTTTCCACGAATATGTTGAGTGCACCCACGCCCATGACTACGACCGGCGAGCAGATAAACCGTGGACCAAGCTCACTCCTGCTGACAAG GCTGCCATCCGCAAGGAGCTCAATGAATTCAAGAGTTCGGAGATGGAGGTTCACGAAGAAAGCAAGATCTATACGCG GTTCCATCGGCCTTAG
- the phactr4a gene encoding phosphatase and actin regulator 4A isoform X2, protein MKSELQEGRDEELNDEVDLQHSTTGGEEADSGGGSPPTKRKGKFSKMGRIFKPWKWRKKKPSEKFTETSIALERKISVRKSRQELISRGLLKDIPENVSNNVNHSKAPPVKNGHPVSKDVDRVSEAGTRMSRGESDQKVNPLWMLQGDDRRSRLPSDASRSNRAPLDVDTHARMTVDADRRSRLPSDVDKKGGSLARGAPQDDKYRREERRDGKDDREERGRKDREDMERKDRDKQEWRDDRERRDERRDREERERRDRDERERKDRDERERKDRDERERKDRDEKERTDQDEKERRDREEKERRDRDEWERRDREERERRDRDERERIDRDEKEKRDHRDKRDDRDRRPEREKRENRGERKDDREDKGRKDVRGERDDRDRKDDRDRREDKDRKDDRDRRDDWAKRNERERRDDREKREGERRDKLDDLRSLVRPVSEMNLRPSLQKSSSEDKKKPRPASESDRRTTLPRYSPPTEFRERSESAVVRSSPVPHSVQDSQQEPAPARHALLPPKSLTAPSTESSRSQTPSSSSSSSSSSSSTSSSAPIAVAKPPRTVSLIVDDPSRPSLAAPSSVDSHLPPPVPPHAKQPPVPPPKPANRNSNPAVLASSLNRGSKARQPCYWTSWRRQSELGLYLSLPLYMRQRAAGNCSAELSQPGSSIVSVPAHAKRSPPTPPKRMTPVTKRHSVDPSPPAQVIESATTDPAAAPGPAHHALPKGYNSEEKTSAAAPQIATDPLPSPPSHIPPSPPRVQSLQPPDTTSSGPVAIIQAVPPSPTTEPPSHHPAIPLHILIQRALASPGQAQPNPDGSQRAHSLLFESPPEFLAELGNNSRLSLPITIEPLRLPEDDDFDMEEEMRKLQPQRPARQPDLEPRSRRGLIGDPRVSIIPEVKGHEDSEGSDSDGPILYRDDDYDDDDDDDDDDDDEEEGPPSGLLSRVKRKDTLALRLERQERQDREERDPQESHDSGTWQNKEQWMAMRNKISSTLTRRLSQRPSTEELVQRNILPAKNESDRRLERSEIKRRLTRKLSQRPTVAELQERKILRFHEYVECTHAHDYDRRADKPWTKLTPADKAAIRKELNEFKSSEMEVHEESKIYTRFHRP, encoded by the exons ATGAAGTCAGAGCTCCAAGAAGGGAGGGACGAAGAACTGA ACGATGAGGTAGACCTGCAACACAGCACAACAGGGGGCGAAGAAGCGGACTCTGGTGGGGGATCACCTCCAACCAAACGCAAAGGAAAGTTCTCTAAGATGGGAAGAATCTTCAAGCCCTGGaaatggaggaagaagaagccaAGTGAGAAGTTCACTGAAACATCTATAG CTTTGGAAAGAAAAATCTCTGTTAGAAAAAGTCGCCAAGAGCTGATTTCAAGAGGGCTTCTAAAGGACATCCCAGAAAATG tgagCAACAATGTAAATCACTCCAAAGCACCGCCAGTGAAAAATGGGCACCCTGTGTCAAAGGATGTGGACAGGGTGTCGGAAGCTGGTACTCGAATGTCTCGAGGAGAGTCTGATCAGAAAGTGAATCCCCTCTGGATGCTCCAGGGAGATGATCGCCGTAGCAGACTCCCGTCTGATGCCTCCCGGAGTAACAGGGCACCTCTGGATGTGGACACTCACGCACGGATGACTGTAGACGCAGACAGGCGAAGCCGTCTGCCATCAGATGTTGATAAGAAAGGAGGATCTTTAGCCAGAGGAGCTCCTCAAGATGATAAATACcgcagagaagagaggagagatgggaaaGATGATAGAGAAGAAAGGGGAAGAAAGGACAGGGAAGACATGGAGAGAAAGGACAGAGATAAGCAAGAATGGAGGGATGACCGTGAGAGGAGAGACGAAAGGAGAGATCGCgaggagagggaaaggagggatcgagatgagagagaaaggaaggacCGAGATGAGAGGGAAAGGAAGGATCGGGATGAAAGGGAAAGGAAGGATCGTGATGAAAAGGAACGAACAGACCAGGACGAGAAGGAACGGAGGGACCGTGAGGAGAAGGAACGGAGAGATAGGGATGAGTGGGAACGGAGGGACCGTGAGGAGAGGGAAAGGAGAGATCGGGACGAGAGAGAACGGATAGACCgtgatgagaaagaaaagagggatcacagagacaagagagacGATAGGGATCGGCGGCctgagagggaaaagagagagaacagaggcgAAAGAAAAGATGATAGAGAAGACAAGGGTCGGAAAGATGTGCGGGGAGAAAGAGacgacagagacagaaaagatgACAGAGACCGGCGGGAAGACAAAGACCGAAAAGATGACAGGGACAGACGGGATGACTGGGCCaaaagaaatgagagagagCGACGAGATGATCgggaaaagagggagggggagaggagagacaaacTGGATGACCTGCGATCTTTAGTTAGGCCAGTCTCTGAGATGAACCTTCGGCCTTCTCTACAGAAGAGCTCGTCGGAGGACAAGAAGAAACCTCGTCCTGCCTCAGAGTCTGACCGGAGGACCACCCTGCCCAGATACAGCCCACCCACAGAGTTCAGAGAGCGCTCAG AGTCTGCTGTTGTCCGCTCCAGCCCTGTTCCTCATTCTGTACAAGACTCACAGCAGGAACCTGCCCCTGCCCGGCACGCTCTGCTTCCCCCAAAATCCCTCACTGCTCCCTCCACTGAGTCCAGTAGGAGTCagaccccctcctcctcttcatcctcctcctcctcctcttcgtcaacctcctcctctgctcccatAGCTGTGGCTAAACCGCCAAGGACTGTCTCCCTAATAGTCGATGACCCTTCTCGACCCTCCCTCGCTGCTCCCTCCTCAGTTGACTCTCACCTGCCGCCCCCTGTCCCTCCCCATGCCAAGCAGCCTCCCGTCCCGCCACCCAAACCCGCCAACCGAAACAGCAACCCTGCAGTGCTCG CTTCCTCATTGAACAGGGGCTCTAAGGCCAGGCAGCCTTGTTACTGGACCAGCTGGAGACGTCAGAGTGAGCTTGGCCTCTACCTCTCTCTACCTTTGTACATGCGTCAAAGAGCTGCAGGGAACTGCTCAG CAGAGCTTTCTCAGCCTGGCAGCAGCATCGTCAGTGTTCCAGCTCATGCAAAGCGCTCTCCACCAACTCCACCAAAGAGGATGACCCCTGTCACCAAGCGCCACTCTGTGGATCCTTCCCCTCCTGCTCAGGTCATTGAGTCTGCAACCACTGACCCGGCTGCTGCCCCTGGACCGGCGCACCATGCTCTCCCCAAAGGATATAACAGTGAGGAGAAAACaagtgcagcagctcctcagatTGCCACTGACCCTCTGCCTTCACCGCCGTCCCACATACCTCCTTCACCTCCCAGGGTTCAGTCGCTCCAGCCGCCCGACACAACCTCCTCTGGTCCTGTGGCGATCATACAAGCGGTTCCACCCAGCCCAACCACTGAGCCTCCCAGCCATCATCCAGCCATTCCACTGCACATCCTCATCCAGAGAGCCCTGGCCAGCCCTGGCCAAGCACAGCCCAACCCGGACGGTTCTCAGAGAGCCCACTCCCTATTGTTTGAGTCTCCTCCAGAGTTCCTTGCCGAGCTGGGGAATAACTCGAGGCTTTCACTTCCCATCACCATCGAACCTCTCAGGCT ACCTGAAGACGATGACtttgacatggaggaggagatgcgGAAGCTTCAGCCCCAGAGGCCTGCCCGGCAGCCTGACCTGGAGCCGCGAAGCCGGAGAGGATTAATTGGAGACCCCAGAGTCAGCATCATCCCTGAAGTGAAAGGCCACGAGGACAGCGAGGGGTCTGACTCTGATGGCCCCATCCTGTACCGAGATGacgattatgatgatgatgatgatgatgatgatgacgatgacgatgaggaggagggccCTCCAA GTGGGCTGCTGAGTCGTGTGAAGAGGAAGGACACATTAGCCCTAAGGCttgagagacaggagagacaagATCGAGAGGAGAGGGACCCTCAGGAGAGCCATGACAGCGGGACTTGGCAAAACAAGGAGCAGTGGATGGCAATGAGGAACAAGATCAGCAGTACGCTGACAAG GCGCCTGAGTCAGAGACCGTCTACAGAGGAGCTGGTGCAGAGGAACATTCTTCCAG CCAAGAACGAATCAGATCGTCGATTAGAGCGATCCGAGATCAAAAGGCGGCTCACCAGAAAG CTGTCCCAAAGACCTACAGTGGCCGAACTCCAGGAAAGGAAGATCCTTCGTTTCCACGAATATGTTGAGTGCACCCACGCCCATGACTACGACCGGCGAGCAGATAAACCGTGGACCAAGCTCACTCCTGCTGACAAG GCTGCCATCCGCAAGGAGCTCAATGAATTCAAGAGTTCGGAGATGGAGGTTCACGAAGAAAGCAAGATCTATACGCG GTTCCATCGGCCTTAG